AGTTTGCTTGGTTGTgacttaaattaaaaaactcTTTGTCTTCCATATATAAATCTTTAACCAAACTAGCCTTGCTCACAACGTAGTGTTCTGGCGTCAAGTAGCTTCTTTCTACTGCTTTACCTTTTGATTAATTTATCTAAATTTTGTGTTTCAATACATGGAATGTGTATCCTGGAGTGcgtttgtttttctgtattgcATATGCCACACACGATTCCTTTCAGCTCAGCCAACGTCCTTTAAAGGGGCCCTTCAGAGAATCATACTTAAAAGCCTACAAGCTCTTTAGCTGTGTTTGTGTAGTTAATGCTTTGCCCAACGCCTTGGCAGGTTTGCATGGAGTTATTTCCCGTTGCAAATGTTGCTCTTCTAAAATCAACTTTTGGTGAGGTAATTCGAGGTATCAGGGCTGTGAAAAGAGCATTCATGTTTCAGGCTTTTTTGTTACTTTATTACCGATTTCCAAATTGAACCTCTAATGCCCCCTTAAATAAAACACCAACAAATTAATCCGGAGTACCAGAGTTTCCTTAGCCCTTTTGAATCAGATTGTGTTAGCTGCTGGTGATCTGGGATGCAGCTGGCTTTGGAGTTTATCCCTTTGGGAAGCTGTGTTGCCTGAGGGTGCTGGTGTGGTGACCCTCCAGCCAGTGCCAGTCGTGTGCAGTCTGGGGATACCCTGTCACTCTGTGCAGAGCCCTGGACAGAAGTGCATAGAGATGAAAGAGATGGAAGTCCTTGGGGGAGCTTGTTTGGCTTTTAAAGAGAGATCTGTTTACAAGTGTGTgcaatttgtttattttagaaacTAGGGGTTGGGCATATAAAAGGCTTTGTGTATCATCTGGTTCTTCATGGGACTTCTGTTGCTGACTTAGCTCTGCCATCTCTGTGATGTCACTTGTTACTGACTGGTCAAAATGAATTGTCTGTTGCACAGATAGTtcatttgggggaaaaaaaaactttgctcTGGAAGCAGTGGTGTTGGTCACCACTAAGGGTTCTGGCACAGCATGCTCTGGTACTTCGGGGGTTTGATGTAAGTGCAGGAATGGGCTTTAAAACCTGCCCTGTGCTGCGGTccagccaggctgtggcagcagcagcagcacaaggtgGTTCCTTCCCAGCATGTGTGGTTTCCACAGTGTCTGTGTAGGTACACTGGTGCTTCCTTAAGCGTTGTGTGTTGTAGTGACCAGTCAGTGCCGCTGCAGCTGTGCCAAAGCTGTGCCAATTTCACTTAGTTCAGAAGAATCGTGTGCTTCCAGTGAGAATGTGGATGCAGGTAAAGACTTTGCCTAAAGGACAAAGTTGAGGCTTAAATTGGAATGAATTGTTGATTTGTTTGGATGGTCTTGAAgttctgttttccctttgctaCTTTGATGGTGTTGGAGCTGAGATCTTTCTGGAATATGCAGTCAAATTAGTTTagattggaaggaacctttgGAAGTCATCTGGTTCAACCACATCTTCAATGAGATCAGATTGCTGagggccccatccagcctggctttcagtgtttccagggatggggcagccacagtttctctgggtaacctgtgccagtgttttaccaccctcactgtaaataaattctacctgatatctaatctaaatcaaTCTTTTCctagtttaaagccattactcCATGTTCTATCGTaacaggccctgctaaaaagtTCTTCCCACTATTCTCTTCTGTTTGAAGCAGGGAATTTTCTGCTGGTTGCAAGTTGAGGGTTACTGATAGTACCTCAAAGGCATTTGGGTGAGAAGGCAGATGCAAGTTCCTTCTTGTTCAAGCTAGCAGTGGAAGCTCCAGCACACATGAAATGTACAACAAATGACTGCTTGTAGTTCCATGCTATTTTCAAACTTCTTGCTGTTCACGTgatgaaagtttaaaattaattgtgttTCAGACTGAATCAGTTTGATTGTCAAACCTACCTTTCACATATCGGGAAAGGGATATGGAAAACCTCTAAGTGTCAAGTATCTCCTGAGTAACAGTTACTCAGGAAAGCTGTTTGACTGCTGATCTTTTAGGACATGTATTTTTCTCAAGCTCATTATTTAGAGGACACCAAGTAACTCAAGCCTATTGAGTTCTGTCAAGCCTGCTTGTTCTGTCAGTGATTAGCGAGTGTAATCTGTTCTTGGCTTCTTTAGAAAAATTCTTTATGGATTCTAATCTGGGTTACTATGGCTAGTGAGAGTTCAAAGAACAGCTTTCCTTGAACGTGCTACTTTCTGAACCTTTTGTCTGGTGTCCTGTAAATAGTGTATTTTATTCAGGACTGATTGATCTGAGTGTAGTGAATTATTATTGTAAACAGTAGCAGCGCAGCCCAGAAATTAATaccttgattttatttataactCTTGGACCTTTCTTTGTGGTAAACTGTTTATGTAGCAGACTGTGTAGGCAGGTGTGAGTGTtggagagtgtgtgtgtgtacagagGTGGACGTGTGAACCTTCAAATGACAGAGTATCTTGTTACTGGGTCACAATCCCTTTCCACTTGCAGGTGCCTCTAAGGACTTGTCCTTTTGCCTGTGGGAAACATTCTGGCAGTAAGGCAAGGCTGTGGGAATTTGGCTAATTTGTACTTACATGGTTGGAATGCAGCCAATTGTCACTTAGCTCTCCACTCATTGCATCTCCATTTCACTATTGTTTTTCTAGCCCGGAGCTCTTCAGAGTGGCTTGAGACACTGAATGTGATAAGAAACCCTCAGCTATATCAAAAGCACTTGCTAAAGCTTATCTTTACGGTGACCACCGCTGAGTGTGCTTTGCCTGACTCCTCTCTTCTTGCTTTGTGCAGGACTTTATTTCTGGGTGAAGAATGCAGACTATAAAGTGCGTGGTGGTCGGAGATGGCGCGGTGGGAAAAACCTGTCTCCTCATCAGCTACACCACCAACGCCTTCCCAGAAGAGTACATCCCTACTGTGTTTGACAACTACAGTGCCCAGATGACCGTGGATGGCCGGACAGTCAGCCTGAATCTCTGGGACACTGCGGGCCAGGAGGAGTACGACCGCCTGCGCACGCTCTCCTACCCCCAAACCAACGTCTTCATCATCTGTTTCTCCATTGGCAGCCCCTCTTCCTACGCAAACGTGAGGCACAAATGGCACCCTGAAGTTTCTCACCACTGTCCGAATGTCCCCATCCTTTTAGTGGGCACGAAGAGAGACTTGAGAAGTGACCTGGAAACGGTTAAAAAGTTGAAGGAGCAGAGCTTGGCTCCCACTACTCCACAGCAGGGGACTTCACTGGCTAAACAAATTGGAGCAGTAAAATATTTGGAGTGCTCGGCGTTGAATCAGGAGGGTGTTCGGGAGGTGTTTGCTGAAGCTGTCCGTGCAGTTCTGTATCCTGTGACAAAGAAGAACACAAGAAAATGTGTCTTATTGTAGTTGCCTTGGGTGATGGATGTTGGAAGTTGACTAGAATCTTGGAGGGCTTTTTAACGAGTTAAATTGAAGATTTGCATCTTGCACTAACAGCTCTAAGCAGAAAAGGTTTATACAATGAATATTCCTGCAGTCTTACTGCTTCAGGGAAAGTGAGAAcaggttgtgtttttttgttttttttttttttccagctgagagGTCAAACACCTACTTTATTTCTAAAGTTCCAgtctccagcttctccagggaTCACTTGATTATTTTAGTGGAGGAAAATAAGAGGAGACCTCTTTGAAGCCACTTCTTTACTAGATAGCCATCAGTTACTAGATTTGCTGAAAAGCACAAATTCTGATAACTTTGCTTTAAGtgtagctgctgcttttcccatccTTTATTTCCTGATTGAATTTGTTTTACAAACAGAAGTCTGGCTGTCCAGTTGTTTTGTCAATTTAAAGCTTGAACACAATTTGTTTACTTGCAAAAATGCCTGAACTATTACTGAGATTCACCTTGTAGTGAACTGTGATTGATTGTATGAAGAGTTAGCATTAGGCATGGTTAATGCAATGAGCAAGACCAAGGGAATGCCTGCAGTGATTTATCAATAGAAGCAGGAGCTGATTTCTCCTTATGTAAGGAACTTAGAATAATGATGACTCGCTCAAATGAGTGATTTTCATAGTTTTGAGGTGGAGAAGTGGAAGAGTAGTTTAGATTCAAGTCTTCCATAATCTTCTAAACTgagattttatttcactgtCCAAAGACACGTTGCACCCTGAGAATAAACTTTTTAACAAGTACCTTCTCAGGCTGACTGAGGTATTTGGGATGACACTTctcaaaatgagattttcagtgTAATCCCTTTGATGAATCCCGGAGACATGACAGCAGCCTGTTTGCTCTTGAGGAATGAATTGCTTCAATTCCTAACATTCTTGGGGCCACCATCTGAGATTTTTATGGCAAATTCCTTCATTGTTTTTCTGTGAGAAGAGTGACAGAAAATGTGGAGGTTCTGTTTACAGGAACCCCTGCTTCTTCCTATTTTCAGTTCAGTCTGTAACGGTTAGCCAGTCACTGGATAGGATTACCTGGgcgttttttttttcctctcctggatGCTCAGTTATTATAAACTCTTTTTAACTGAAGTTCTATTTAcatactttttaattttctttagcAGCTCTGGTAAGTGGCAgctgccttttattttcaggaTGTGCACTGTTCTTTATGTGTGGTTCCGGGACCAGCTGAGGAGTGAGCGCATGAGCCCTTCCTTAGACTCAACCTTCCAGCTCCGTGGCATGAAAGCAGCATGCTTCAAAGATACTTTGTGTGAAACCACTGGTGCTGGACTGGGCTTTGTTGTCTGAAGTTGACAGTGCTGTCTTTGTCCGGCTGCAGCCTCAATTGGTCATTCAGAACTTGCTTTTTCTTGTGATTCCCACACATGCAAAACTGCACTGGTGTATACCctggtcagaaaaaaaagtgcctcATTTTAGCAAGAtaacagaaaatacatcaaCAAGGTTGTTAGGGATCTTGTGTTAATTTGACCTTGCTTTATCTGATGCTGGCAGAAATACCAGGTGGATGgaaacatttgcatttgtgcCCCAATGCCACTATTTGGATAGAAATGTTGGTATTTGTGCCCTAATTCCACTGTTTGAAGAGGACGTGCCTTTCTTCAGCTGGTGTAACTGATGCTGACACTAACTGCAGTTTTTTTCATCTGAGACGTGCTCAGTTTGGTGCTGCTTTAGCCAGTTGCAACCCACAGAGTATAAATTGCAATTAATGCAAATCCTGGTGCCTGTGGTTAGTGAACCGACAGTTCCAAACGCTGAGCACAGGCAGTACCAAAACACCCGTTCTGCAGAAGCCTACAGACTctgcacatttttcttcacCAAGTGCCATTGCCTGGAGTGTCTTTGTGTCTCTTGCACTCGCAGAGGAAGTGCTGTTCCAGATGTGGTTCCTGCCCTGAAGGCTGCGAGGGTGTAGAGAATTCACTGAGATAACCTCTACTCACCACCTTCTGCCTTTGCTTTAGCTGTAGGCCTTTAGTGTGGGCTGGGCTTGCAGGCAGCAATTAACTCTGTGCCTTGTAATTTCAAGATTATTTTCCGTAGGTAAATTTCGGTAACTGAGTAAATAGACTTTATcatgtttaaaatgtatttatttaagcCAGTGCACGTGGTTTGTTTTAATGCTGGTCAGACCTAAATCAACTGTCTAGTGATACCCCGGTGCAAGCCCATAACCTTTGCTTTATTCAGAAATGTACTTTTGAAAGTCTGTGATACGTTTGAAC
The sequence above is a segment of the Vidua chalybeata isolate OUT-0048 chromosome 14, bVidCha1 merged haplotype, whole genome shotgun sequence genome. Coding sequences within it:
- the LOC128795114 gene encoding rho-related GTP-binding protein RhoG-like, giving the protein MQTIKCVVVGDGAVGKTCLLISYTTNAFPEEYIPTVFDNYSAQMTVDGRTVSLNLWDTAGQEEYDRLRTLSYPQTNVFIICFSIGSPSSYANVRHKWHPEVSHHCPNVPILLVGTKRDLRSDLETVKKLKEQSLAPTTPQQGTSLAKQIGAVKYLECSALNQEGVREVFAEAVRAVLYPVTKKNTRKCVLL